From a region of the bacterium genome:
- a CDS encoding tetratricopeptide repeat protein yields MMRKQVAGTLAAIIVALCVGVMAHGAMAQGTADSAKVYTQSGRDLANAKKFDEALAAFDRAITLDPSYEDAWRGKGAVLWLMDKQPEALAATEKAIELKGDDVKAWLNKGRIYLRMGKNEDALQAFEHVTTLDANNEDALMGQFVTLRELKRPDDMLKALDRLIALKPSDPERWLRKAMESAEAGKYDESLAAFDRLTVLQPDSAMNWIGKGQVYTAMKRYDDAVAALDKATTIAPGSANAWSLRGVVLSGAKKYDEAIASYDRANSLEPKNAEVLYNRACAWSLKGDKAKALADLQSAISIESSIKSAAPQDKDFQSLWNDPEFKKLTE; encoded by the coding sequence ATGATGAGAAAACAGGTTGCAGGAACTCTGGCCGCGATCATCGTGGCCCTTTGCGTGGGTGTGATGGCACATGGTGCGATGGCGCAAGGCACGGCGGATTCGGCGAAAGTTTACACCCAGAGCGGGCGGGATTTGGCCAATGCCAAGAAGTTCGACGAAGCACTGGCGGCCTTCGACCGGGCGATTACCCTCGATCCTTCTTATGAAGACGCATGGCGCGGCAAGGGTGCGGTGCTGTGGCTGATGGACAAGCAGCCGGAAGCTCTGGCGGCTACCGAGAAGGCGATTGAACTGAAGGGCGATGACGTCAAGGCGTGGCTCAACAAGGGCCGCATCTATTTGCGGATGGGCAAGAACGAGGATGCCCTGCAGGCCTTCGAACACGTCACCACACTGGATGCCAACAATGAAGATGCCCTGATGGGGCAATTCGTGACGTTGCGGGAGTTGAAACGGCCCGACGACATGCTCAAGGCATTGGACAGGCTGATTGCCCTCAAGCCGAGCGATCCTGAGCGCTGGCTGCGCAAGGCGATGGAATCCGCCGAAGCGGGAAAATACGATGAATCCCTCGCGGCCTTTGACCGCCTCACGGTCTTGCAGCCGGACTCGGCCATGAACTGGATCGGCAAGGGCCAGGTATACACCGCGATGAAGCGTTATGACGACGCCGTTGCGGCGCTGGACAAGGCAACCACCATTGCTCCCGGTTCGGCCAATGCATGGAGTCTCAGAGGCGTGGTGCTCAGCGGCGCGAAGAAGTACGACGAGGCCATAGCGTCCTATGACCGCGCCAACTCCCTCGAACCGAAGAACGCGGAAGTTCTCTACAACCGCGCCTGTGCCTGGTCTTTGAAAGGTGACAAGGCCAAAGCCCTTGCCGACCTGCAGAGCGCCATCAGCATCGAGAGTTCCATCAAATCCGCCGCTCCGCAGGACAAAGACTTTCAAAGCCTGTGGAACGATCCGGAATTCAAGAAGTTGACGGAGTGA
- a CDS encoding VOC family protein has protein sequence MSTFRLPPDTRMGAVHLRITDLARSLAFYSGLLGLKNGGRDESAVQLSAGEGSPLLLLTELAAAKPRPRHSTGLFHMAIRVPDRAELASVIRHLHSAHWPLHGFANHGVSESVYLVDPDENGIEIYADLPREDWRMIQGQIAMTTDPLDVPALLKLAPATWDGLSAATQIGHVHLQVSDLKKARDFYHDLLGFDVTQESYPGALFFSAGGYHHHVAVNIWGSRGGTPTPVDCAGLQSFRIVIPDAESLSALWNRLQEGGVTTESAQHDSLAGIAVYDRDNIRLEILTPAA, from the coding sequence ATGTCAACTTTCCGTCTTCCTCCGGATACCCGCATGGGGGCGGTGCACCTGCGGATTACCGATCTCGCCCGCTCGCTCGCCTTTTACAGCGGGCTACTTGGGCTCAAGAATGGCGGGCGCGATGAGTCCGCCGTGCAATTATCCGCCGGCGAAGGCTCGCCTCTGCTGCTGCTGACGGAGTTGGCCGCTGCCAAACCCCGCCCCCGCCACAGCACCGGGCTTTTTCATATGGCGATCCGTGTGCCGGATCGCGCGGAACTTGCAAGCGTTATCCGCCATTTGCATTCCGCTCACTGGCCGCTGCACGGTTTTGCGAACCACGGAGTCAGCGAATCGGTGTACCTTGTCGATCCGGATGAGAACGGCATCGAGATTTACGCCGATCTGCCCCGGGAAGACTGGCGGATGATTCAGGGCCAGATTGCCATGACGACCGATCCGCTGGACGTACCCGCGTTGCTTAAACTTGCCCCGGCCACGTGGGACGGTCTGAGCGCTGCCACACAGATCGGCCACGTACATTTGCAGGTGTCGGATCTGAAAAAGGCACGGGACTTTTATCACGATCTGCTGGGCTTCGATGTCACCCAAGAGTCCTACCCGGGCGCGCTGTTCTTTTCCGCCGGCGGTTATCACCACCACGTCGCCGTCAATATCTGGGGCTCGCGCGGTGGGACGCCCACACCGGTCGATTGCGCCGGTCTCCAGTCTTTCCGTATTGTGATCCCCGATGCCGAGAGTCTGAGCGCGTTGTGGAACCGTCTTCAGGAAGGCGGAGTTACAACCGAATCCGCACAGCACGACTCCCTTGCGGGTATTGCCGTCTATGACCGCGATAATATCCGCCTCGAAATTCTGACTCCCGCCGCTTAG
- a CDS encoding UvrB/UvrC motif-containing protein, translating to MKTCQACERRPAVVEFIQVTGDERREMALCRECALSMGVRAQVEAFQRLSQLLMQQNASASPFDADDLQATCTRCGLVFEEFVRTGLLGCPQCYQDFEHQLKPALRRLHGVTRQITDETAHASQTPPPQSAAKPAAESKGAENRAQLEIELNLAIMDEDYEKAATLRDKLRRL from the coding sequence ATGAAGACTTGTCAGGCATGTGAACGGCGACCGGCAGTGGTCGAGTTCATTCAGGTGACGGGCGATGAACGCCGCGAGATGGCCCTGTGCCGCGAGTGTGCCCTGTCGATGGGCGTGCGCGCGCAGGTCGAAGCCTTCCAGCGCCTGTCGCAGCTCCTGATGCAGCAGAACGCGTCCGCCAGCCCGTTCGATGCCGATGACCTGCAGGCCACATGCACCCGCTGCGGCCTGGTGTTCGAAGAGTTTGTGCGCACCGGCTTGCTGGGCTGCCCGCAATGCTATCAGGATTTCGAGCATCAGCTCAAGCCTGCGCTGCGACGCCTGCACGGCGTCACCCGACAGATCACCGATGAGACGGCTCACGCGTCTCAGACGCCGCCGCCTCAATCGGCCGCCAAGCCCGCGGCCGAATCCAAGGGGGCTGAGAACCGGGCACAACTCGAAATCGAGTTGAATCTGGCCATCATGGATGAAGATTACGAGAAGGCCGCAACCCTTCGCGATAAACTGCGCAGACTGTAG